The Streptococcus viridans genome contains the following window.
CGATTTCGTAGTCCCAGGCCCGCGAGGATGATTAGGAGCTTTTTGGAGTCTAAAAGACGAACAAAAAGTTCAATCAGCTACCGCGTCAAAGTTTGATTGCTAATAAAAAGTGAGGTCGGGATCTTTTGTCCCAACCTCCTTTTTAGGTAGCTGGAATTTTTATCCCAGGTTTTATCGTTTTATTTCTCAACACGAGATTTGTTGGCGATATCAGCTAGGATAGCTGCTACAAACTCATCTACTGACACAGTGTTTGTTTCTTTTTGTCCATAGCGACGAACATTGACAGTTCCGTCTTCCATTTCCTTGTCACCAACGATCAATTGGTAAGGAATCTTGCTTGTTTGTGAAGCACGGATCTTGAACTGCATTTTTTCATTGCGTTCATCCACATCAGCACGGACACCACGGTCACGGAGCTTCTTCGCTACCTCCCAAGCGTAGTCAACGTGTTTCTCGTTAGATACTGGGATGAGGGTTACTTGGTGTGGTGCAAGCCATGTTGGGAAGGCACCCTTGTAGTTCTCAATCAAGATCGCTGTGAAGCGTTCCATAGTTGAGATAACCCCACGGTGGATCATAACTGGGCGATGTTCTTCACCATCAGCTCCAATATATTTAAGGTCGAAGCGTTCTGGGAGCAAGAAGTCAAGCTGGATCGTAGAAAGGGTTTCTTCTTTTCCAAGGGCAGTCTTCACCTGGATATCCAATTTTGGTCCGTAGAAGGCTGCTTCCCCTTCAGCTTCAAAGTAGTCAACGCCCATCTCATCAAGAGCAGCACGAAGCATGGTTTGGGCATTTTCCCACATTTCATCGTTATCAAAGTACTTGTGAGTATCTTGAGGGTCACGAAGAGAGAGGCGGAAACGGTACTCGTTTAGGTTGAAGTCTCCGTAAACATCGATAATCAACTGAAGGGCACGTTGGAATTCTTCTTGGATTTGTTCAGGAGTTACAAAGAGGTGACCGTCGTTGAGAGACATTTCGCGTACACGTTGAAGACCAGTAAGGGCACCAGATTTTTCATAGCGGTGCATCATCCCGATTTCAGCGATACGGATTGGCAATTCACGGTATGAGTGAACATGGTGTTTAAAGACTTGGATGTGGTGTGGGCAGTTCATTGGGCGAAGGACGAATTCTTCCCCATCTCCCATATCCATAGTTGGGAACATGTCTTCTTGGTAGTGATCCCAGTGACCAGAAGTCTTGTAAAGCTCTACAGAAGCAAGTGGTGGAGTGTAAACGTGTTGGTAGCCAGAAGCTAACTCTTTATCGACGATGTAGCGTTCCAATTCACGACGGATCGTCGCACCATTTGGCAACCAGAATGGAAGCCCTTGACCAACCTCTTGAGAAATCATGAAGAGGTCAAGCTCTTTACCAAGTTTGCGGTGGTCACGTTCTTTGGCTTCTTCACGCATTTGAAGGTAGTTTTTCAAGTCTTTCTTGTCGAACCAAGCTGTACCGTAAATACGTTGCATCATAGCATTGTCGCTATTTCCACGCCAGTAAGCACCAGCTACATGGAGAAGGTGGAAGATTTGGATGCGACCAGTTGATGGGACATGAGGACCACGGCAAAGGTCTACATACTCACCTTGACGGTAGATGGTCAAGCCACCTTCGTCTTCAGAGTGTTCTTCAATTAATTCAAGCTTGTAAGGGTCGTTTTTGAAGATTTCACGCGCTTCATCTTTAGTCACTTCTTCACGAATAGATGGGAAGTTTTCTTTCACGATTTTCTTCATTTCTTCTTCGATACGAGGAAGATCTTCGTTTGAGATTTGACCAGCTTGGTTATCAGTATCGTAGTAGAAACCATCTTCGATAGCTGGACCAACACCCAAGTGAATGTCTGGGAAAAGGCGACGAGCTGCTTGAGCAAACAAGTGTGCTGCGGAGTGACGCAAGATTGGAAGAGCATCTTCGTGATCTGGTGTCACGATTTCAATGCTTCCGTCTTCGGTAATCGCACGAGTTGTGTCAATCAATTTACCGTTAAATTTACCAGCAAGAGCTTTTTTAGCTAGAGAATTGCTGATGGATTGGGCAATTTCAAAAGTAGTAACGCCAGATTCGAATTCACGAACAGCGCCATCTGGGAAAGTAATCTTAATCATAATCTTCTCCTTATAAATTTTTAAATATCTTAGTTATGGTGAAACTCTTTTTGATTTCTTCATCAAACAAACAAAAAAGCGACCTCCTCGAAAGGACGTCGCAACGTGGTTCCACCTTCATTTATGTTCCTCAAAAAAGAGGGACACCTCTGATTGGCTCTAACGTGGCCACCGTTTTATGTTTGCATAAAAAGTTAATCGAGTAGTCCCAAATCTATCCTCTACGCGATTTCCAGCTCCACGCGCTCTCTATCAGATTTCCTAGATTTGATATGTCTCTGACTAGTATTATAGCACGATTGAAAATTTTTGCAAGAGAAAAAAACTCCCATCTAATCCAATAACTTGGTAATGTTGCGTATCTTTTTCACCTGTTTAAAGGAACCCTTCATGATTCTCACAGACCCATTTACTGGCATAGCGATGACCTTTTGTGGAATTTTCACAATAGACTTGGTTACCCGTTTGGTACGGCTTTCCTCTGGATGACGTTCATTATAAAAATCTTTCGAAATAATGGCATCCAGATAGAATTCATAGACCCTGCGCCCAAAGTTTGTAGAAGAAATTTCATAAAGCTTCTCCTCCCACTTGGTCTCATCCTTTTCTGGTGTAGCTAAGGTCGCTTCTAAAATGGCTGCTGCCAAATCTTCTTCTTGGTCATACAAGATTCCGAACATCCGATCATTAATCACATTATCTAAGTAAGGATTACTCTGAGCAATTAGGGGCGTCCCACTAGCGATACTCTCCAAATAGGTCAAGCCTTGCGTCTCACTAGTCGAAGCCGAAATAAAGAAATCCGCTGCTTTATAGTAAAGAGCTGTTTCATTTGGTGGAATCATCCCAGTGAAGACCACAGCCTGCTCGATGCCCAGTTTTCGTACCTGGGTCTTCAAATCTCCTAAATAAGGCCCATCTCCGGCCACAATCAATTTTACATGCGCATTTTCTTCTAGCACTTTAGGCAAGGCCGCGATAACCGCTTGGATATTTTTTTCATAAGAAACCCGTGACAAGCTCAAAAGCATGATTTCACCCTCTTGAATCCCTAATTTTTCACGAAGGGCTTGCGTCTCCACTTGTGTGATTTCAGGGCGTTCAAATTTTGCCAGCTCAATTCCTGTTGGAATAATCCGCTTTTCAGCCTTAACCTTATATTTCAGCAAGAGGTCATACACGATTTCACTCGGGCAGATTACCCCATCCAAGTCATTCATATAACCACGAACAATGTACTTAACCATACTTGGTCGGATAACCATCCCCTTAGCAATATAACGCACATAATCTTCATACTGGGTATGATAGGTATGAATCACAGGAATTCGAAGTTCTTTAGCAATCCAAACCCCGAGTAGTCCTAAAGAAAACTCCGTCTGCGTATGGATCATATCCAACTTGTATTGTTTGGCAATGGCCAAAGCCTTGGTAAACCCGCGATAGGCAATTCGCCGATCCTTAAAGGCAAAGAAGGGAATACTTGGAATACGGATAATTTGCCAGTCCTCATAGCGGTTGACATCCTTATCTGTCGTCGTAAAGATAAAAACAGTATGTCCCAACTTCTCCAATTCCGTTTTAAGGGTTCGAATACTGGTCGCAACCCCCGACACTTGCGGAAAATAAGTATCTGTAAATAATCCAATACGCATATTACATCTCCAATACTTGCTGATAGGCTTTGACTAGTTGATCGGCTACCAAATCAATTGAGCGGCTTTGGGCGACCCGGTCTCCTGCATCGCGCTTGTCTACCTGACCAGACAAGACTTTTTCAAGAGAGTCCACAAACTCATCCACTGAATGGCACAATTCTGCTGACTCTTGGTCTACCCAACCATGATAAACTGGAATATCCCGGAGGACGACATGCTGGTGACCCGCTAATGCTTCTAAGACGACGATTCCTTCCGTTTCTTCGTAAGACGGGAAGAAGAAGGCATCCGCACCCGTCATGGCCCCTTGGAACACAGCTCCCTTAAAATAGCCAGGGAATTCAACATTGCTCGGATGGTCTTTCTCTACCAGACGACGAATAGCCCGAGGAATCAACCATTTATTAATCGATCCCAACCAAATAAAGCGGACATCCGGCATCCGACGAGCCACCTCTACAAAGTCTTCAATCCCTTTTCGTCTAAAGTAGAGACCCGCACATAGAACGACTTTCTCTCCTTCTTGAATATTAAAGTGCTTCCGAAAAACCTCTTCTTTTTTGGGATCTTTTTTATATTTAGACAAATCAATCCCATTGGAAACAGCAACAATAGGAGTCTTGACCCCATAGGACTGAATCAGTTGCTTAGAATACTCTGAAGGGGTAATAATAAAATCGGCTTTTTTATACATGTGAGCCAAGTATTTGCCAAATAAGGGAGCAAACAAATTGGACCCAATAAATGAATTTTGGAAATCTTCCCGTGTGGAATGCCCATGCATAATGACCTTTTTCCCCCGACGTTTGGCAGCATGTAATAGCAACAAGCTCCGAGGACCATAGGTATTAATGTGGACTACATCATAATTCCCTAAAATATCTGTCG
Protein-coding sequences here:
- a CDS encoding glycosyltransferase family 4 protein, which translates into the protein MKVLLYLEGKSVLQKSGIGRALQHQMHALDLAGIPYTTDILGNYDVVHINTYGPRSLLLLHAAKRRGKKVIMHGHSTREDFQNSFIGSNLFAPLFGKYLAHMYKKADFIITPSEYSKQLIQSYGVKTPIVAVSNGIDLSKYKKDPKKEEVFRKHFNIQEGEKVVLCAGLYFRRKGIEDFVEVARRMPDVRFIWLGSINKWLIPRAIRRLVEKDHPSNVEFPGYFKGAVFQGAMTGADAFFFPSYEETEGIVVLEALAGHQHVVLRDIPVYHGWVDQESAELCHSVDEFVDSLEKVLSGQVDKRDAGDRVAQSRSIDLVADQLVKAYQQVLEM
- the thrS gene encoding threonine--tRNA ligase — encoded protein: MIKITFPDGAVREFESGVTTFEIAQSISNSLAKKALAGKFNGKLIDTTRAITEDGSIEIVTPDHEDALPILRHSAAHLFAQAARRLFPDIHLGVGPAIEDGFYYDTDNQAGQISNEDLPRIEEEMKKIVKENFPSIREEVTKDEAREIFKNDPYKLELIEEHSEDEGGLTIYRQGEYVDLCRGPHVPSTGRIQIFHLLHVAGAYWRGNSDNAMMQRIYGTAWFDKKDLKNYLQMREEAKERDHRKLGKELDLFMISQEVGQGLPFWLPNGATIRRELERYIVDKELASGYQHVYTPPLASVELYKTSGHWDHYQEDMFPTMDMGDGEEFVLRPMNCPHHIQVFKHHVHSYRELPIRIAEIGMMHRYEKSGALTGLQRVREMSLNDGHLFVTPEQIQEEFQRALQLIIDVYGDFNLNEYRFRLSLRDPQDTHKYFDNDEMWENAQTMLRAALDEMGVDYFEAEGEAAFYGPKLDIQVKTALGKEETLSTIQLDFLLPERFDLKYIGADGEEHRPVMIHRGVISTMERFTAILIENYKGAFPTWLAPHQVTLIPVSNEKHVDYAWEVAKKLRDRGVRADVDERNEKMQFKIRASQTSKIPYQLIVGDKEMEDGTVNVRRYGQKETNTVSVDEFVAAILADIANKSRVEK
- a CDS encoding glycosyltransferase family 4 protein; its protein translation is MRIGLFTDTYFPQVSGVATSIRTLKTELEKLGHTVFIFTTTDKDVNRYEDWQIIRIPSIPFFAFKDRRIAYRGFTKALAIAKQYKLDMIHTQTEFSLGLLGVWIAKELRIPVIHTYHTQYEDYVRYIAKGMVIRPSMVKYIVRGYMNDLDGVICPSEIVYDLLLKYKVKAEKRIIPTGIELAKFERPEITQVETQALREKLGIQEGEIMLLSLSRVSYEKNIQAVIAALPKVLEENAHVKLIVAGDGPYLGDLKTQVRKLGIEQAVVFTGMIPPNETALYYKAADFFISASTSETQGLTYLESIASGTPLIAQSNPYLDNVINDRMFGILYDQEEDLAAAILEATLATPEKDETKWEEKLYEISSTNFGRRVYEFYLDAIISKDFYNERHPEESRTKRVTKSIVKIPQKVIAMPVNGSVRIMKGSFKQVKKIRNITKLLD